Genomic window (Comamonas endophytica):
GCTACCTGGCCTGCGCCTCGCGCGCCTATGCCGAGGCCCACGGCCTGCCGGCCACGCCCGACGCGCTGCGCGGCGCGCCGCTGATCACCGCCGGCGTCGTCGGCCGCCAGCTGCGCGTGAGCGCCTACCAGGGCACCCAGCGCGAGGAAGTGATGCTGGAGCCCACGCTGATCTCCGAACACTTTCCCTTTCTGCGCCAGGGCATTCTTGCGGGGCTGGGCGTGGGGCTGGTGCCAGATTACGTGGTGGAGGACGCAATCGCCAGCGGCGAGGTGCTCACCACGCTGGACGACTGGCGCCTGAGCATCTTCGGCACGCAGATGTACCTGCTTTACATGCCGCAGCGGCATCAGACGCGAGCGGTGCGGACTTGCATCGACTATCTGCTGGGCCGGGCCAAGCCTGCAGCATGAACATCGGCATTGCGCCACGCGCCGCGCCGGCTAGAAATCCGCGGGCTGCGCCCAGTGGGGCCCCCCCTTGGAAATGCCTGGCACCTGATACGCCGACTTGAAATCATCGCCGGACAGCCTGATCGCCCCGCAATTGCCGCCATCCCAACAAGGGTTGGCTACGCCATCCTTGTTGGTCCAGCCCACGGTATTGCCCCGGACTTCGACGCGGTCGCAACTGGCAGCCTTTTGATTCCAGGCGTAGATACCCACATTGGCGCAACTCTGCTTTTTCGCAAATAGCCGGTTATCGGTGATCTGCATGTCTGTGCCACCCGCAATGGCCACCCCAGATCGATGCGCATGGTTGAATCCTCTGAACTGGAACGCTCATGAGCCTCGGGTCAAGTTGCTCACGTTCGCGCCTCGAAAAATTCTACGGCGGCCAGGTAATGGCGAGGCGGCGGTGTTGCCGGGTATGGTCAAGCTTTCGCAGCGGCCGGTATGAAGGCTGCTGCGGGAATCTGGAGCTGGCCGATCCGGCGAGATGCAGGCTGCGCCACCTCAAGCCACGCGTGCCCGGCGGTTCACCGCCGTCGCTGCGCCCCAGCAACACAGCATCGCCAGCGCGCCGCAGACCATGATGGTCGCCGGCAGCGGCACCAGCCCCGGCGCGGCCAGCGTCACCAGCGCGCCGACGACCGCGCCCATCAGATACTGCAGCAGCCCCATCAGCGCCGAGGCCACGCCCGCCTGGGCGCCGGCCTGTGCCATCGTCAGCGCGGTCAGATTGCCAAAAACCAGGCCCAGCACCCAGATCGACAGGCCGACCAGCGCGAGATAGACGGGCAGCGGCGCCGCATCGCAAAGCACCGCGGCCAGCAGCGCCAGCCCGGCCAGCGCATGCAGCGCAATGCCGGCGAGCAGCGCGCGCTGCTCGCCCCAGCGCTTCGTCAGCCACAGGCTCAATTGCCCGGCGGCAACGATGCCCACTGCATTGGCCGCAAAGAAATAGCTGAAATGCGCGGGCGTCATGCCGAAGTGCTCGATCAGCACGAAGGGCGAGACGCTGATGTACACGAACAGCGCACCCAGGATGAAGCCGCCCGCCAGCGTATAGGCCATGAAGCCCGCATCGCGGCATTGCTGCGCATAGGCGCGCGCGATGGCGCCCGGGTGCAGCGGCGCGCGCCGCTCGCGTGCCAGCGTCTCGGGTATCGCGCGCAGGCTCCAGGCCGTACCCAGCGCACCGACCACCGCCAGCGTCCAGAACACCATGCGCCAGCCGCCATGGGTCAGCAGCCAGCTGCCGGCCACGGGGGCGAGGATCGGCGCGATCATCATGACCTGCATCAGCACCGAGAACACGCGTGCCGATTCCTGCACCGTGCAGACATCCGAAACGATGGCGCGAGGCGCGACCAGCCCCGCGGCTGCGCCCAGCGCCTGCAAAAAGCGTGCGGCCAGCAGCCATTCGACGGTGGGAGCCAGCGCCGCGATTAACGAGCCCAGCACGAAGATGCTTAGCCCGATGAGCAGCGGCCAGCGCCGCCCGAAGCGGTCGAGCAGCGGCCCGTACAGGCCCTGCCCCAGCGCCAGGCCGACGAGAAAGATCGACAGCGTCTGCTGTATCTGGCCGGCCGAGGCGCCGAGCTCGCGTGCCACGGAAGGAAACGCCGGCAGGTACATGTCGATGGCCATCGCGTCCAGCGCAGTGATCATCGCCAGCAGAAAGAGAAAGGGTGCGCCAAAAGTGGGACGCGTCGGGGAAGCGTTGGAATGCATGGAACGAAAGCTGGCCCGAGGCCAGGCGGAATACGGACTTGAGGGGAAACGGCGAAAGGCAGGCATCCACTCTGTCTTCCGGAAGGTGGATTCTCGAGGTAAGGCAACCCGCGCAATGGCACATCGGGAAACCCTGATGCCAACCATGTTGAGCTTGTCAACCCCATGCCGCAACAATCATATGCACGACAATAGTTGCCTAAGCAATCAAACACATTTGAATACATGACCTCTGCACCGCTGCCCCCCTCCGACTTCTACCAGGCGGGTGTCTACACCCCGGGTGAAAGCGTGGGCTTCCTGATGCGCCGCGTGCTGAGTTCGATCCTGCAGCAGGCCGATGCCGAGCTGGCGGTGCACGATCTGACCTATGTGCAGTGGCTGCCGCTGTACAAGCTGATGGTCTGCAGCGACACCACCAGCGCCGGCCTGGCGCGCGACCTGGGCATCGATCCTGCGGCCGTCACGCGCGCGCTGGACCGTCTGGAAGCCAAGGGCATGCTGCGCCGCGAGCGCTCCACCACCGACCGCCGCGTGGTGCAGCTGGAGCTGACCGATGCCGGCCGCGAGGTGGCTGCGCAGGTGCCGCAGGCCATGGCCAGCGTGCTCAATGCCCATCTGGGCGGCTTCAGCCATGAAGAGTGCCGGCTGCTGATCGACATGCTGCGGCGCATGCTGCACAACGGCGAGGCGCTGCGCGCCGACGCCGCGGGCTGAAGCCCCGGGCCACCGATTTCCTCTTGCATAACCACTTACAACATCACCATGCAATCACTTCCCTTGCTGCGCCATCCGCGGCTGCTGGCGCTGTGCGCGGCGCTGGCCCTGGCTGGCTGCGCCCAGACCGGGCCGGAGCACACGGCGCTGGCACCGATCACGCCCGCCGCTGCCGGCCTGGCCGATGCCTCCAGCGCCGCCGAGGCGCTGCCCACCGCATCGTGGTGGACCGCGCTGGGCGATCCGCGCCTGGATGCGCTGATCGTCCAGGCGCTGCAGGGCAACCCCAGCCTCGCTGCAAGCCACGCGCGTTTCGAGCGCGCTGCAGCGTTGGCCACGGCCAGCAGCACCGCAGGCCAGGCACATGCCACCCTCGGCATCGATGCCACGCGCCAGCACTACAGCGCCAATGGCCTCGTGCCCGCGCCCATTGCCGGCAACACCTATGACAGCGGCAATGCGCAGGTCGGCCTGAGCTGGTCGCCCGATTTCTTCGGCCGCCATGC
Coding sequences:
- a CDS encoding multidrug effflux MFS transporter; its protein translation is MPAFRRFPSSPYSAWPRASFRSMHSNASPTRPTFGAPFLFLLAMITALDAMAIDMYLPAFPSVARELGASAGQIQQTLSIFLVGLALGQGLYGPLLDRFGRRWPLLIGLSIFVLGSLIAALAPTVEWLLAARFLQALGAAAGLVAPRAIVSDVCTVQESARVFSVLMQVMMIAPILAPVAGSWLLTHGGWRMVFWTLAVVGALGTAWSLRAIPETLARERRAPLHPGAIARAYAQQCRDAGFMAYTLAGGFILGALFVYISVSPFVLIEHFGMTPAHFSYFFAANAVGIVAAGQLSLWLTKRWGEQRALLAGIALHALAGLALLAAVLCDAAPLPVYLALVGLSIWVLGLVFGNLTALTMAQAGAQAGVASALMGLLQYLMGAVVGALVTLAAPGLVPLPATIMVCGALAMLCCWGAATAVNRRARVA
- a CDS encoding MarR family winged helix-turn-helix transcriptional regulator; the protein is MTSAPLPPSDFYQAGVYTPGESVGFLMRRVLSSILQQADAELAVHDLTYVQWLPLYKLMVCSDTTSAGLARDLGIDPAAVTRALDRLEAKGMLRRERSTTDRRVVQLELTDAGREVAAQVPQAMASVLNAHLGGFSHEECRLLIDMLRRMLHNGEALRADAAG